In Methylomagnum ishizawai, one DNA window encodes the following:
- the rpsN gene encoding 30S ribosomal protein S14 — MAKKSMIARESKRLQLIEKYKNKREELKLIISSLTASEAEKNQAELKLQKLPRDSSSSRVRNRCNLTGRPHGYYRKFGLARNKLRESVMRGDVPGVTKASW; from the coding sequence ATGGCGAAAAAGTCTATGATTGCACGCGAAAGCAAGCGCTTACAACTAATTGAAAAATATAAGAATAAGCGAGAAGAGTTAAAGCTTATAATTAGTAGCCTTACTGCGAGTGAAGCTGAAAAAAATCAGGCCGAGCTAAAGCTTCAGAAGTTGCCTCGTGATTCTTCCTCTTCGAGAGTGCGTAACCGCTGTAATTTAACTGGCCGTCCTCATGGATATTATAGAAAGTTTGGTTTGGCAAGGAACAAACTACGTGAGTCTGTTATGAGAGGGGATGTGCCAGGGGTCACAAAAGCGAGTTGGTAG
- the rplE gene encoding 50S ribosomal protein L5, translating into MARLSEIYKQRIVAELGKQFNYQSIMQVPKLEKITLNMGVGEAVADKKVLQSAIDDLQKISGQKPVITLARKSIAGFKIREGMPIGCKVTLRREKMYEFLDRLITVAIPRIRDFRGLSSKSFDGRGNYSMGVREQIIFPEIDYDKIDAVRGLDITITTSAFSDQEARALLEHFKFPFRI; encoded by the coding sequence ATGGCTAGGCTAAGCGAAATATATAAGCAGCGGATCGTTGCGGAATTAGGTAAACAGTTTAATTACCAGTCTATTATGCAGGTTCCTAAACTCGAAAAGATAACCTTGAATATGGGGGTGGGAGAAGCGGTAGCTGATAAAAAAGTGCTTCAGAGTGCTATTGATGACTTACAGAAAATTTCCGGCCAAAAACCGGTTATAACTTTAGCAAGAAAATCGATTGCAGGGTTTAAGATAAGGGAAGGAATGCCTATTGGATGTAAAGTTACTTTACGCCGTGAAAAAATGTATGAATTTCTGGATAGATTGATTACTGTTGCGATTCCAAGAATTAGAGATTTTAGAGGGTTGAGCTCGAAATCTTTTGATGGGCGCGGCAATTATAGTATGGGTGTGCGTGAGCAGATTATTTTTCCAGAAATTGATTACGATAAGATAGATGCTGTTAGAGGTCTAGATATAACTATTACAACTAGCGCTTTTTCTGATCAAGAGGCTCGTGCATTGCTTGAGCATTTTAAGTTTCCATTCCGTATATAA
- the rplX gene encoding 50S ribosomal protein L24, producing the protein MQKIRKGDQVVVLTGKDKGKRGNVLSLPTDSYALVEGINTVRKHQKPLPMKGINGGIVEKTMPIHISNIALYNPSTHKADKIGFRLLADGRKVRYFKSTNETVDV; encoded by the coding sequence ATGCAAAAAATTCGTAAGGGCGATCAAGTTGTAGTTTTAACTGGAAAAGATAAAGGTAAACGTGGAAACGTACTTTCTCTTCCAACTGATAGCTATGCATTAGTTGAGGGAATAAATACGGTACGTAAGCATCAGAAACCCCTTCCAATGAAAGGGATTAATGGCGGGATTGTTGAAAAAACTATGCCCATACATATCTCAAACATTGCTTTATATAATCCCAGTACTCATAAAGCAGATAAAATTGGTTTTCGGTTGTTGGCGGATGGTAGAAAAGTTAGATACTTTAAATCTACCAATGAAACCGTAGATGTTTGA
- the rplN gene encoding 50S ribosomal protein L14, whose translation MIQMQSCLDVADNSGARKVMCIKVLGGSHRRYANVGDIIKVSVKEAIPRGRVKKGEVYNAVVVRTRKGVRRGDGSVIRFDGNAAVILNNQHQPIGTRIFGPVTRELRSEKFMKIISLAPEVI comes from the coding sequence ATGATCCAAATGCAAAGCTGCCTTGATGTGGCAGATAACAGCGGTGCTCGTAAAGTGATGTGCATCAAAGTCTTAGGGGGGTCGCATCGCAGATACGCTAATGTTGGCGATATTATAAAAGTCAGTGTTAAGGAAGCGATACCTAGGGGCCGCGTAAAAAAGGGCGAAGTATACAATGCCGTAGTGGTTAGAACTCGCAAAGGTGTCCGTCGTGGTGACGGATCAGTGATTCGGTTTGATGGAAATGCCGCTGTTATATTAAATAACCAGCATCAACCAATTGGTACCCGGATTTTTGGTCCTGTTACTCGAGAGCTGCGCTCAGAAAAATTTATGAAAATTATTTCTTTAGCACCAGAAGTAATTTAG
- the rpsQ gene encoding 30S ribosomal protein S17, with translation MNSEQKTSSTLLGTVVSIKMDKTICVQIERLVPHPTYKKYIRKSSTLLAHDERNESREGDKVLVVSCRPISKRKVWKLVKIEGRDS, from the coding sequence ATGAATAGCGAGCAAAAAACGTCGAGTACGCTGCTTGGCACAGTAGTTAGTATAAAAATGGATAAAACCATTTGTGTACAGATTGAAAGGTTGGTTCCTCATCCAACTTATAAGAAATATATTCGGAAGTCTAGTACCCTTTTGGCGCATGATGAAAGAAACGAATCTCGTGAAGGGGATAAGGTTCTTGTCGTATCATGCCGTCCTATTTCAAAAAGGAAAGTATGGAAACTTGTAAAGATTGAAGGACGTGATAGCTGA
- the rpmC gene encoding 50S ribosomal protein L29: MKVNDLKDKSIADLNGLLLDLRKEQFNLKMQKATGQISKPDRIKLVRRDIARIYTMLGQKEGV; this comes from the coding sequence ATGAAAGTGAACGATTTAAAAGATAAATCAATTGCTGATCTTAATGGTTTACTACTTGATCTTCGCAAAGAGCAGTTCAACCTTAAAATGCAAAAAGCAACTGGTCAGATTAGCAAGCCTGATCGCATTAAACTAGTAAGACGTGATATCGCTAGAATCTATACCATGTTAGGACAAAAAGAGGGTGTGTAA
- the rplP gene encoding 50S ribosomal protein L16, which yields MLQPKRTKFRKQHKGRNCGLAQKGNRVSFGEYGLKSIERGRLTARQVEAARRAITRHVKRGGKIWIRIFPDKPISKKPLEVRMGSGKGSVEYWVAEVKPGTMLYELQGVNEELAREAFSLAAAKLPVKTVFSVRTVM from the coding sequence ATGTTGCAACCAAAAAGAACGAAGTTCCGCAAACAGCATAAAGGACGTAATTGCGGTCTAGCCCAAAAAGGCAATCGAGTAAGTTTTGGCGAATATGGTTTAAAGTCGATTGAGCGAGGTCGTCTGACCGCTAGGCAAGTTGAAGCGGCTCGTCGGGCAATCACTAGGCACGTCAAACGTGGTGGAAAGATATGGATCCGAATATTTCCCGATAAACCGATTTCTAAAAAGCCTTTGGAGGTCCGCATGGGGAGCGGCAAAGGTAGCGTTGAATATTGGGTAGCCGAAGTTAAGCCAGGCACTATGCTTTACGAATTGCAAGGTGTGAATGAGGAATTAGCCAGGGAAGCTTTTAGCTTGGCGGCCGCTAAATTGCCTGTCAAAACTGTATTTTCTGTTAGGACGGTAATGTGA
- the rpsC gene encoding 30S ribosomal protein S3: MGQKVHPTGIRLGYIKDWTSRWYASSKDYANYLHKDIKVREFLKKRLGHASVSRIQINRPANNAHITIHTARPGLVIGKKGEDIDILRKEISAMMGIPVQVSVEEIRKPELDAQLVAEGVAQQLEKRIMFRRAMKRAVTNTLRLGAEGIKINVSGRLNGAEIARSEWYREGRVPLHTFRADIDYGFAEAKTTYGVIGVKVWIFKGEVFSHPSNEGKLALVSEA; encoded by the coding sequence ATGGGACAGAAAGTTCATCCCACGGGCATCAGGCTCGGTTATATTAAAGATTGGACTTCACGTTGGTATGCCAGCAGTAAGGATTATGCGAACTACTTACATAAGGATATTAAAGTTAGGGAGTTTTTGAAAAAGCGCTTGGGACATGCGTCGGTAAGCAGAATTCAGATTAATCGCCCTGCCAATAATGCCCATATCACAATTCATACTGCTCGTCCTGGATTAGTCATCGGGAAAAAAGGTGAAGATATAGATATCTTAAGGAAAGAGATATCTGCGATGATGGGTATTCCTGTTCAGGTTAGTGTTGAAGAGATAAGAAAACCTGAATTGGATGCACAGCTAGTCGCTGAAGGTGTGGCTCAGCAATTAGAAAAACGCATAATGTTTAGGCGGGCTATGAAAAGGGCCGTTACTAATACCTTGCGCTTGGGGGCTGAAGGTATAAAAATCAATGTAAGCGGGCGTTTGAATGGAGCTGAGATCGCCCGAAGTGAGTGGTACCGGGAAGGTAGGGTTCCGCTTCATACTTTTCGGGCCGATATTGATTATGGTTTCGCCGAAGCTAAGACTACCTATGGTGTGATAGGTGTGAAAGTTTGGATTTTCAAAGGCGAAGTCTTTTCCCATCCTTCCAACGAAGGGAAATTAGCTCTTGTTTCGGAAGCTTAA
- the rplV gene encoding 50S ribosomal protein L22: MGTIAKLSHARVSAQKCRLVADQVRGLKVDKAINLLAFSPKKSAKIVKKILESAIANAEHNDGADIDELRISSIEVSEGASLKRMSPRAKGRANRITKRTCHITIQVSEH; this comes from the coding sequence ATGGGTACTATTGCTAAGCTAAGCCACGCCAGGGTATCAGCCCAAAAATGCCGGTTGGTAGCCGATCAGGTTAGGGGGTTGAAAGTAGATAAAGCTATTAACTTGCTGGCATTTAGCCCTAAAAAATCCGCAAAAATAGTCAAGAAAATCTTGGAGTCTGCTATCGCTAATGCGGAGCATAATGATGGTGCCGATATTGATGAACTGCGGATTAGCTCGATTGAGGTTAGTGAAGGTGCAAGTTTAAAAAGAATGTCGCCGCGCGCAAAGGGTCGAGCTAACCGAATTACGAAGCGCACTTGTCATATCACAATTCAAGTTTCCGAGCATTGA
- the rpsS gene encoding 30S ribosomal protein S19: protein MPRSIKKGPFVDHHLLKKVLEIGQGGSKKPVKTWSRRSMIIPEMIGITLAVHNGRQHVPVLVTDNMVGHKLGEFAPTRTYKGHQADKKSK, encoded by the coding sequence GTGCCACGCTCGATTAAAAAAGGACCCTTTGTCGATCATCACTTACTTAAAAAAGTATTGGAGATTGGTCAAGGAGGCTCCAAAAAGCCAGTAAAAACCTGGTCTCGGCGGTCGATGATTATACCGGAAATGATCGGGATCACATTGGCGGTACATAATGGTCGCCAGCATGTGCCTGTACTCGTTACCGATAATATGGTTGGTCATAAACTGGGAGAGTTCGCCCCAACGCGGACTTATAAAGGCCATCAAGCCGATAAAAAGTCCAAATAA
- the rplB gene encoding 50S ribosomal protein L2 encodes MALVKSKPTSAGSRFVVRVKTDGLYKGRPHAPLLEKKTRSSGRNNQGHVTTRHKGGGHKQFYRLIDFKRDKLDIPGRVERIEYDPNRTAHIALVVYSDGERRYMIAPKGLLVGQEIISSEFAPIKVGNSLPVRNMPVGSVIHCVELKPGKGAQIARAGGASVQLVAKDGAYATIRLRSGEMRKILIDCKGVIGEVSNNEHNLASLGKAGASRWRGIRPTVRGVAMNPVDHPHGGGEGRTSGGRHPVSPWGVPTKGYKTRNNKRTDKMIVRGRK; translated from the coding sequence ATGGCGCTTGTAAAATCTAAGCCGACATCGGCGGGGTCGCGATTCGTAGTTCGGGTGAAAACCGATGGATTATATAAGGGGCGTCCCCATGCTCCGTTGTTGGAAAAAAAGACTAGAAGTTCGGGAAGAAATAATCAAGGACATGTGACTACCCGCCATAAAGGGGGTGGGCATAAACAGTTTTACCGGTTGATTGACTTTAAGCGGGATAAACTCGACATTCCGGGGAGGGTGGAAAGAATTGAGTATGATCCTAATCGGACCGCCCATATCGCTTTGGTTGTGTATAGCGATGGCGAGCGTAGGTATATGATCGCTCCTAAAGGCTTGCTTGTCGGACAAGAAATCATATCGTCCGAGTTTGCCCCTATTAAAGTGGGTAATTCGCTGCCTGTGCGGAATATGCCGGTAGGTTCCGTGATTCATTGCGTCGAACTTAAGCCCGGTAAAGGAGCCCAGATAGCGCGTGCTGGCGGGGCTTCCGTGCAATTGGTCGCTAAGGATGGCGCTTATGCGACGATTAGACTGCGCTCTGGAGAAATGCGCAAAATTCTGATCGATTGTAAAGGCGTTATTGGTGAGGTCTCCAATAATGAGCATAACCTAGCTTCGCTGGGTAAGGCGGGCGCATCGCGTTGGCGTGGCATTCGTCCTACTGTTCGCGGTGTAGCGATGAATCCAGTGGATCATCCCCATGGTGGTGGTGAAGGTCGCACTTCTGGGGGAAGGCATCCGGTATCGCCTTGGGGTGTGCCTACTAAGGGCTATAAGACGCGTAATAACAAACGAACCGACAAAATGATTGTTCGGGGTCGGAAATAA
- the rplW gene encoding 50S ribosomal protein L23 — protein sequence MKQTDLMSILDAPIISEKTTLAGEKNRQVVFRVKKTATKNQIKRAVEFLFKVQVESVNVLNVQGKVKRFGRFLGTRSDWKKAYVKLKPGSEIDFSAA from the coding sequence ATGAAGCAGACGGATTTGATGAGCATTCTGGATGCGCCGATCATTTCGGAAAAGACTACTTTGGCAGGTGAAAAAAATCGGCAAGTGGTATTCCGGGTGAAGAAGACCGCCACGAAAAATCAAATCAAGCGTGCGGTGGAGTTCCTATTCAAAGTCCAAGTCGAATCGGTGAACGTATTAAACGTGCAAGGAAAAGTCAAACGCTTTGGGCGTTTTCTTGGAACTCGCTCAGACTGGAAAAAAGCTTATGTAAAGCTTAAACCGGGGTCCGAGATAGATTTTTCTGCGGCATGA
- the rplD gene encoding 50S ribosomal protein L4, producing MTLQIPSASNSESALAVSDAVFGVQYNEALVHQLVVAYMAGGRSGTKGQKTRSDVSGGGAKPWRQKGSGRARAGTSRSPLWRTGGVTFAARNRDFSQKLNKKMYRAAMRSIFSELLRQGRLVVATDLSPSEPKTKVLLDKLKGLGVDKGLLIADSIDNNLYLAARNIPHIGICDVNSLSPVALVHSEKVVITAEAAKKIEAGLS from the coding sequence ATGACTCTTCAGATTCCATCGGCAAGTAATTCTGAATCCGCTTTGGCGGTTTCGGATGCCGTTTTTGGTGTTCAATATAACGAAGCTCTGGTCCATCAGCTGGTGGTCGCTTATATGGCGGGTGGGCGTTCGGGCACTAAAGGCCAGAAAACCCGTTCCGATGTCAGCGGTGGCGGCGCTAAGCCGTGGCGGCAAAAAGGCAGTGGTCGCGCTAGGGCAGGTACAAGCCGGAGTCCTTTGTGGCGTACGGGTGGCGTGACTTTCGCCGCTAGAAATCGTGATTTTTCGCAGAAACTCAATAAGAAAATGTATCGTGCGGCAATGCGCTCGATATTTTCGGAATTGCTGCGGCAAGGACGGTTGGTGGTCGCTACCGATCTTAGCCCATCCGAACCAAAAACCAAGGTTTTATTGGATAAGTTGAAAGGTCTAGGTGTTGATAAAGGATTATTAATCGCTGATAGCATCGATAATAACTTGTATTTAGCGGCTAGGAATATCCCTCATATCGGTATCTGTGATGTGAACTCGCTCAGTCCGGTAGCTTTGGTCCACAGCGAAAAAGTTGTTATTACTGCCGAAGCGGCTAAAAAAATTGAGGCTGGATTATCATGA
- the rplC gene encoding 50S ribosomal protein L3 — MTLGLIGRKCGMTRIYTEDGAAVPVSVVHVEPNRVVQVKNEDTDGYRAIQITTGSKKRSCLSKPMAGHYAKASVEAGRGLWEFRLDGDTGPYSVGQEFGVDLFQEGQFVDVRGVSIGKGFAGVVKRHNFRTQDATHGNSLSHRAPGSIGQNQTPGRVFKGKKMAGHMGHENVTVQSLKICAINPEKSLLLIKGAIPGPKGGDVVIKPAVKK; from the coding sequence ATGACGCTAGGGTTGATTGGACGGAAATGTGGTATGACCCGCATCTATACCGAAGATGGAGCTGCGGTTCCTGTTTCGGTGGTGCATGTGGAGCCCAATCGTGTAGTCCAGGTCAAAAACGAAGACACGGATGGATATCGTGCGATACAAATAACCACCGGTAGCAAGAAGCGTTCATGTCTTTCCAAACCTATGGCGGGCCATTATGCCAAAGCCAGTGTGGAAGCAGGTCGGGGTTTGTGGGAGTTTAGATTGGATGGCGATACCGGGCCTTATAGTGTAGGTCAGGAATTCGGCGTCGATCTTTTCCAAGAAGGCCAATTCGTCGATGTGCGTGGTGTCAGTATCGGTAAAGGGTTTGCCGGCGTGGTGAAGCGCCATAATTTCAGGACCCAGGATGCCACCCACGGCAACTCGCTTTCGCACCGTGCGCCCGGCTCTATCGGCCAAAACCAAACCCCAGGCCGTGTTTTCAAAGGCAAGAAAATGGCCGGTCACATGGGACATGAGAATGTGACGGTCCAAAGTCTTAAGATTTGCGCGATTAATCCCGAAAAATCTTTGCTATTGATAAAAGGCGCAATTCCTGGCCCGAAAGGCGGAGATGTGGTTATCAAACCCGCCGTGAAAAAATAA
- the rpsJ gene encoding 30S ribosomal protein S10, with the protein MQKQRIRIRLKAFDHRLIDQSANEIVETAKRTGAQVLGPIPLPTKIERYTVLISPHVNKDARDQYELRTHKRLMDIIEPTDKTVDALMKLDLAAGVDVQIKLN; encoded by the coding sequence GTGCAGAAACAAAGAATCCGCATTCGATTGAAAGCCTTTGACCATCGTTTAATCGACCAATCGGCCAACGAAATCGTGGAAACCGCCAAGCGGACCGGTGCCCAGGTTTTGGGTCCGATTCCTTTGCCAACCAAGATAGAGCGTTATACGGTTCTGATCTCCCCGCACGTCAATAAAGATGCGCGTGATCAATATGAGCTTCGGACCCATAAGCGTCTCATGGACATCATCGAGCCCACTGATAAAACGGTGGACGCCCTAATGAAGCTAGATTTGGCTGCTGGCGTCGATGTCCAGATTAAGTTGAATTAA
- the tuf gene encoding elongation factor Tu, with the protein MSKEKFTRSKPHVNVGTIGHVDHGKTTLTAALTKIGAERFGGVFKAYDQIDAAPEERARGITIATAHVEYESPTRHYAHVDCPGHADYVKNMITGAAQMDGAILVCSAADGPMPQTREHILLARQVGVPYIVVFLNKADMVDDAELIELVDMELRELLSKYDFPGDDTPIVIGSALKALEGDQSDIGVPAIIKLVDALDSYIPEPKRDIEKPFLMPIEDVFSISGRGTVVTGRVERGIVKVGNEVEIVGIRNTTKTTCTGVEMFRKLLDEGVAGDNVGVLLRGTKREDVERGQVLAAPGTITPHTHFEAEIYVLSKDEGGRHTPFFNGYRPQFYFRTTDVTGSVELPSGVEMVMPGDNVKITVKLIAPIAMEEGLRFAVREGGRTVGAGVVSKVLE; encoded by the coding sequence GTGTCCAAAGAGAAATTTACACGTAGCAAGCCGCATGTGAATGTGGGAACGATCGGCCATGTGGACCATGGCAAGACGACCCTGACGGCAGCGCTCACCAAGATTGGTGCCGAGCGCTTCGGTGGGGTATTCAAGGCCTATGACCAGATCGACGCGGCTCCCGAGGAACGCGCCCGCGGCATCACCATCGCCACCGCGCACGTCGAATACGAATCCCCGACCCGCCACTACGCCCATGTGGACTGCCCCGGCCACGCCGACTACGTGAAGAACATGATCACCGGCGCGGCGCAGATGGACGGCGCGATCCTGGTCTGCTCCGCCGCCGACGGCCCGATGCCGCAGACCCGCGAGCATATCCTGTTGGCCCGCCAGGTCGGTGTGCCCTACATCGTGGTGTTCCTGAACAAGGCCGATATGGTCGACGACGCCGAATTGATCGAACTGGTCGATATGGAGTTGCGCGAACTGCTGTCCAAGTACGACTTCCCCGGCGACGACACCCCCATCGTGATCGGCTCCGCGCTGAAGGCGCTGGAAGGCGACCAGAGCGACATCGGCGTGCCTGCCATCATCAAGCTGGTGGACGCGCTCGACAGCTACATCCCCGAGCCGAAGCGCGACATCGAGAAGCCGTTCCTGATGCCGATCGAGGATGTGTTCTCGATTTCCGGTCGCGGCACCGTGGTGACCGGGCGTGTGGAGCGCGGGATCGTCAAGGTGGGCAACGAAGTCGAGATCGTCGGCATCCGCAACACCACCAAGACCACCTGCACCGGCGTGGAAATGTTCCGCAAACTGCTGGACGAGGGCGTGGCGGGCGACAACGTGGGCGTGCTGCTGCGTGGCACCAAGCGCGAGGACGTGGAGCGCGGCCAAGTGTTGGCGGCCCCCGGCACCATCACCCCACACACCCACTTCGAGGCCGAGATTTACGTGCTGTCGAAGGACGAGGGTGGGCGCCACACGCCGTTCTTCAATGGCTACCGTCCGCAGTTCTACTTCCGCACCACCGACGTGACCGGCTCGGTCGAGTTGCCGTCGGGCGTGGAGATGGTGATGCCGGGCGACAACGTCAAGATCACCGTCAAGCTGATCGCGCCCATCGCCATGGAAGAGGGTCTGCGCTTCGCGGTGCGCGAGGGCGGCAGGACCGTCGGCGCGGGCGTCGTTTCCAAGGTTCTGGAGTAA
- the fusA gene encoding elongation factor G, with product MARTTPIERYRNIGISAHIDAGKTTTTERVLFYTGINHKIGEVHDGAATMDWMEQEQERGITITSAATTTHWRGMGLNYPEHQINIIDTPGHVDFTIEVERSMRVLDGACMLYCAVGGVQPQSETVWRQATKYGVPRIAFVNKMDRSGADFFKVYHQMRERLHANPVPIQLPIGAEEGFKGVVDLIKMKSIIWSEADNGATFTYSDIPAELAGLAAEWREKMVEVAAESSEELMEKYLEGGELGEEDIKAALRKRTIALEIVPMLCGSAFKNKGVQAMLDAVIDFLPSPVDIPAIKGVDANKGNPIERHSSDDEPFSALAFKIMTDPFVGSLTFVRVYSGVLNSGDSVINSQTGNKERIGRLLRMHANDRVDIKEIRAGDIACCVGLKDIVTGTTLSSLDKPVVLERMEFPEPVISVAVEPKTKSDQEKMGLALQRLVQEDPSFRVRTDEESGQTIISGMGELHLEIIVDRMKREFKVDANVGAPQVAYRETIRKQVEQEGKYIRQTGGRGQYGHVWLRIEPLESGGYQFVNGIVGGVVPREYIPAVDKGVQEQLKNGILAGFPVVDVKVTLFDGSYHDVDSNEMAFKIAGSMCFKDGARKANPVLLEPMMSVEVETPEDYMGDVVGDLNRRRGIILGMDDNAGVKVLKAEVPLAEMFGYSTTLRSLSQGRATYSMEFKKYQEAPPNIAEAVIKRASVG from the coding sequence GTGGCACGTACAACTCCCATCGAACGATATCGCAATATTGGGATATCCGCACATATCGATGCCGGTAAGACCACGACCACCGAGCGGGTTCTGTTCTACACCGGCATCAATCACAAAATCGGCGAAGTCCATGATGGTGCCGCGACCATGGACTGGATGGAGCAAGAGCAGGAGCGTGGCATCACCATCACCTCCGCCGCGACCACGACCCATTGGCGTGGGATGGGGTTGAACTACCCCGAGCACCAGATCAATATCATCGATACCCCCGGCCACGTCGATTTCACCATTGAGGTGGAGCGTTCCATGCGCGTACTCGACGGGGCTTGCATGCTGTATTGCGCGGTGGGCGGCGTGCAACCCCAATCGGAAACGGTATGGCGGCAAGCCACCAAATACGGGGTTCCGCGCATCGCGTTCGTGAACAAGATGGATCGTTCCGGCGCGGATTTCTTCAAGGTTTACCACCAGATGCGGGAGCGCCTCCATGCCAATCCCGTTCCGATCCAACTCCCCATAGGAGCCGAAGAGGGCTTCAAGGGCGTGGTCGATTTGATCAAGATGAAATCGATCATCTGGAGCGAAGCCGACAACGGCGCGACCTTCACCTATTCCGATATTCCTGCCGAACTTGCCGGACTCGCCGCCGAATGGCGCGAAAAGATGGTCGAGGTCGCCGCCGAGTCTTCCGAAGAACTCATGGAAAAGTATCTCGAAGGCGGTGAATTGGGTGAGGAAGACATCAAAGCCGCGTTACGCAAGCGCACCATCGCCTTGGAAATCGTGCCGATGCTCTGCGGTTCGGCTTTCAAGAACAAAGGCGTGCAGGCCATGCTGGATGCCGTGATCGATTTCCTGCCTTCCCCGGTCGATATCCCCGCGATCAAAGGTGTGGATGCCAATAAGGGCAATCCCATCGAGCGCCATTCCAGCGACGACGAACCCTTCTCCGCCCTGGCCTTCAAGATCATGACCGACCCCTTTGTCGGTTCCTTGACCTTTGTCCGTGTCTATTCGGGCGTACTGAATTCCGGCGATAGCGTCATCAATTCCCAGACCGGCAATAAAGAACGCATCGGACGTTTGTTGCGGATGCACGCCAACGACCGTGTGGATATCAAGGAAATCCGGGCGGGCGATATCGCGTGTTGTGTCGGCCTCAAGGATATCGTTACCGGGACCACGCTATCTTCCCTCGACAAGCCCGTGGTGCTGGAGCGCATGGAGTTCCCCGAGCCGGTGATTTCGGTCGCCGTCGAACCCAAGACCAAGAGCGACCAGGAAAAGATGGGCTTGGCTTTGCAACGCCTCGTCCAGGAAGACCCCTCGTTCCGGGTGCGCACCGACGAGGAGTCGGGCCAGACGATCATTTCCGGCATGGGTGAATTGCATCTGGAAATCATCGTGGATCGTATGAAGCGGGAGTTCAAGGTGGACGCCAATGTCGGCGCTCCCCAAGTGGCTTACCGCGAAACCATCCGCAAGCAAGTCGAGCAGGAAGGCAAGTACATTCGGCAGACCGGCGGGCGTGGCCAATATGGCCATGTGTGGTTGCGCATCGAGCCTTTGGAGTCGGGCGGTTACCAATTTGTGAATGGTATCGTAGGTGGTGTGGTACCGAGGGAATATATTCCCGCTGTGGATAAAGGTGTGCAAGAGCAATTGAAAAATGGTATATTGGCTGGCTTCCCCGTCGTGGATGTGAAAGTCACTTTATTCGATGGCTCGTATCACGATGTGGATTCCAACGAAATGGCATTCAAAATCGCGGGATCGATGTGTTTCAAGGACGGCGCTCGCAAAGCCAATCCGGTCTTGCTAGAGCCTATGATGAGTGTCGAAGTCGAAACTCCCGAGGATTACATGGGGGATGTCGTCGGTGATTTGAACCGGCGACGCGGAATAATATTGGGTATGGACGACAATGCGGGTGTGAAAGTGTTGAAAGCCGAAGTTCCTCTGGCGGAAATGTTCGGTTACTCCACGACTTTGCGTTCCTTGAGCCAGGGGCGCGCCACCTATTCCATGGAATTTAAGAAATATCAGGAAGCTCCACCAAATATCGCGGAAGCCGTTATAAAAAGAGCGTCTGTAGGTTAA
- the rpsG gene encoding 30S ribosomal protein S7 encodes MSRRRVSQKRELIPDPRFGSETLARFVNMLMVSGKKSVAEQVVYGALDQIQAKNSQASSLDVLQRALDNVQPLVEVKSRRVGGATYQVPVEVRPSRRVALAMRWLIDSARKRSEKGMVAKLAGELLDAHDNRGSAVKKREDTHRMAEANKAFSHYRW; translated from the coding sequence ATGTCAAGAAGAAGAGTTTCCCAGAAAAGAGAATTGATCCCCGACCCACGTTTCGGCAGCGAAACCCTCGCTAGGTTCGTAAACATGCTGATGGTGAGCGGCAAGAAATCGGTGGCCGAGCAGGTCGTCTACGGCGCTCTCGATCAAATCCAGGCCAAGAACAGCCAAGCTTCCTCGCTCGACGTCCTGCAAAGGGCCTTGGACAACGTTCAACCCTTGGTGGAAGTGAAATCCCGCCGCGTCGGTGGTGCCACCTATCAGGTGCCGGTCGAAGTGCGCCCTTCCCGCCGCGTGGCTTTGGCGATGCGCTGGCTGATCGATTCCGCCCGCAAGCGCAGTGAAAAAGGCATGGTCGCCAAACTGGCCGGCGAGTTGCTCGACGCCCACGATAACCGGGGATCGGCGGTCAAGAAGCGTGAAGATACGCATAGAATGGCCGAAGCCAATAAGGCATTTTCCCATTATCGCTGGTGA